The following DNA comes from Spirochaetota bacterium.
ATATTTCTTCCCATCCCTAATGAATTCCCTCATAAATTCCAAAGACTCTCTTGCAGGACAAACCCAGATATCATTATCTTCATCAAATTCAAAATTTTCCTTATGAAATTTATTCTTCCCCAAATCGGTCTTCTCACTACGATTAAACATTGATATGTACGCATCAATATTCTCTTCTCCAAGGTCAATATTATCTTTAAGCTGTTCTACCATCGGTTCCAATTGATATTGATCATTTTCATCTTGAGTTATATCTGCTGCCACAATTATTTGATTATTAGATATCGCCTGAACATTGTAACATTCCTAGGTAATACTATCACTTTGCATAACACGACAATCAGTATCTGTTATATTTAAAAACATATCTCCATCTGATGATCCATATTCATCAAGAAGAACTTCTATGGAATCATATTCTGTCAGCAATTTATCTGTATCATCCAATTTCTGGATCACTATTCTATTCTTCTTATAAACAGCTTTACTCCCCTCTTGAAAAGAAACATCTTCTTTGTCAACTAAAGAAAATCCTCTTTGATCATTATCGCCACTACCTTCAGCAGATGTATCTTCTTTGCATCAATATTGGCCATCCTTTAGGGCATCCAGTCTCTTTATGATCTTCTCTCTATTCCTCTCTTCAATATCCTCATCCAATTCATCCTGCTCCTCCCATTCTCTTAAATATCTCTCAACGTGTTCAACTATCTCCTTCTGCCTATTGATCCATTCAGACTTCTTTCGCGTCTTACTAAAACTCGCCTGTGCCTCAATCTTGCTACCGTCCAATGCAAATAAGCTATTATTTCTTACAATCCCAGCATCCACGGCTAAGAATACTGATGATTCAAATAACTCTCTGATCGCCTCTCTATGCTTTATCCTGAAATCACATATTGTCCTGCGTTTTATTATATGACCACCCACTAAATATATAAAACGTAAATCAGTCCTCACTAATTCTGCTATCTTCACACTGCTGGTTATACCCTTATAAAATGCATACAATAATATACTCAACTGATCCTGAGGAGAAAACTTCTTCCCTCCTTCCCTGCTGTAACTAGCTGTTATGGAACCTATATCTAATTTTTCTAATAAATCCTTGAATAGAAAAACTTCATCATCCTCACAAAGGCGATCTCCTACATAATGATTTAAAAAAAGTATCCCTTGATCACTCTGATTTTCTTTTATCCTTTTCATTCCGTCATATCCCTTCAAAATATCCCAAATTTTAAGGATATTTTAAAAATAAATATTATTTTTAAAACAATATTTTATAAAGACAAAAACAAAATAACAAAATTAGCCCCAGTTCCCGCCAACCCTCACGTGCCATCAATAAAAATAATACAACTTGCTTGACATACATTTTTTTTTGGGTATCAGTATACTTATATTCAAGTATTGAATATATGTTATTCACAACCAATATAGGAAAGTAGAATGGAGAAAAAGAATTGCTGTTCCGGAGAAGAAATTTTTATTACTACAAATGGCCTTTCATACAATGACTTTATTATTCTTCCAGGATATATTGATTTCACACCGGATGAGGTTGATCTTGAATCAAATCTTACAAGAAATCTTAAAATTAAAAAGCCGCTTATTTCAAGCCCAATGGACACGGTTACTGAATCGAGGATGGCAATCAGTATGGCGCTTGTAGGTGGAATAGGGATTGTCCATTATAATAATACTATTGAAGAACAGATAGAAGAGATCCATAAGGTGAAGAGATTCGAAAAGGGTTTTATAATGGACCCAATTGTATTATCCCCTGACAACACTATAGGAGACATTGATAAGATAAAGGACAAATACGGTTTCTCCGGTATACCAATCACAGTTGATGGGAAACTCAATTCTAAATTAGTTGGGATTGTAACAAATAGGGATATCGACTTTGAGATTGACAAGAGAAGAAGGCTCTCTGAAGTAATGACAAGGGACCTGCTTACAGCAGACAAAAATATATCACTCTCAGAGGCAAATGAAATTCTGAAAAAATCCAAGAAGGGCAAACTTCCAATAATAGATGAGAATGGAAATCTTATTGCCTTGATGTGTAGAAATGATTTATTAACCAATAAAGAGTATCCCTTTGCATCAAAAGATGACCAAAAACAATTGATGGTTGGTGCTGCGATATCCACTAGAGATGAGTCAAGGGATAGATTGGATGAATTAGTGAAGGCCGGAATAGATGTTGTTGTAATAGACTCAGCTCAGGGCAATTCGATTTATCAGATTGAATTGATTAAGTACATTAAGAAGAGATACCCCTCTCTTAATATAATCGGCGGGAATGTAGTCACTGAATATCAATGCGAGAGTTTAATAAAAGCAGGAGTTGATGCCCTAAGGGTTGGCATGGGAGCTGGTTCAATATGCACTACCCAAACCACAATGGCGGTGGGCAGAGCTCAAGCAACCGCTGTTTACAGATGCGCTAAATATGCGAAGGATTATGGGATACCGGTCATAGCTGATGGCGGGATATCGAATATAGGGCATATTATCAAAGCTCTTGCTTTAGGGGCCTCGCTGGCAATGATGGGATCAATGTTTGCTGGTACTGAAGAAGCCCCAGGGGACTACTTCTATGAAGATGGTGTCAGACTAAAAAGATATAGAGGTATGGCCTCATTCGAGGCTATGGAAAAGGGTGGTGGGAAGAGATACTTTGTTGATGATGACAACTTAAAGGTAGCCCAGGGAGTATCCGGAGCTGTCGTAGATAAGGGCTCGATACTCGAATATGTACCCTATTTGGTTCAAGGCCTTAAGCATTCATTTCAGGATATTGGTGCAAAAAATATTAAAAAATTACATCATATGCTCTATTCAGGAGATATAAGATTTGAACTCAGGTCCTTTTCAGCACAGAAAGAGGGTGGAATACATGATATGCATTCATATAAAGAGTTAAAGTATATGTAGTCACTTTTATTATTAACCTCAATGTAATCCCTATTTACTTGAAAGGTATCAAATCTTCGTAATACATTAAATATATTCCTCTGCTTGTAGTATAATGGAAGATGAATAACAAATTCTTCATTTTCCCCCACCTAAAAAGAATGATAATCTCAGTTTCTGGTAAGCTAATTTACTATTGAATACCTATTGCCCGTTTGATATAAGTGAAAACGTCTTCGGACTCTCAAATAAAAGTTTACTTCTCAAATTCAGCTTTAATATTAAATACTTTATAGAATTCTTTTGCCATTGCTTTAGCTACGGATTTTGGTGATTTAGCAGAATCACATTCATAAGTGACTATCATTAAGGTTACACCATTTTGAATATCTATCAATTTTGCACTGGCAAAACTTGCATAATTTGTCGTCTTTGATGTTGGTGCTGGAGTCCAAATATATAATGTTAAACAGCTACAACACTGTTTCCAAGCTGGTGTACTTTTCTCATGGGTAGCAACTACTTTTACATTACCATATATTAATGCGTCTACTCCCTTCAACTTCCCAACAGCCAAATTTGGATTATCAATAATTCCAGCCATGGTCATATTCTGCTCTTTTAACAATTTTTCAAGAATTTGACGGTCTATAATTTCGAGATTTGTCCTCATTAGATACATTGATAAGCTATCTGCAATTGAGTCCCATGTTATTGCATCAGATGATTTTAGTGGGATTATAGCCACTCTTTTTATTTTGGAGATTGCTTGACGTTTAATGATTGTACTATCTGCATGCACGCATGCACAGATATAAGCTGTAACACCTATAAGTAAGATTACAAATTTTCTCATCTACCCTGCCTCCATAGGATAT
Coding sequences within:
- a CDS encoding transposase — translated: MKRIKENQSDQGILFLNHYVGDRLCEDDEVFLFKDLLEKLDIGSITASYSREGGKKFSPQDQLSILLYAFYKGITSSVKIAELVRTDLRFIYLVGGHIIKRRTICDFRIKHREAIRELFESSVFLAVDAGIVRNNSLFALDGSKIEAQASFSKTRKKSEWINRQKEIVEHVERYLREWEEQDELDEDIEERNREKIIKRLDALKDGQY
- the guaB gene encoding IMP dehydrogenase; protein product: MEKKNCCSGEEIFITTNGLSYNDFIILPGYIDFTPDEVDLESNLTRNLKIKKPLISSPMDTVTESRMAISMALVGGIGIVHYNNTIEEQIEEIHKVKRFEKGFIMDPIVLSPDNTIGDIDKIKDKYGFSGIPITVDGKLNSKLVGIVTNRDIDFEIDKRRRLSEVMTRDLLTADKNISLSEANEILKKSKKGKLPIIDENGNLIALMCRNDLLTNKEYPFASKDDQKQLMVGAAISTRDESRDRLDELVKAGIDVVVIDSAQGNSIYQIELIKYIKKRYPSLNIIGGNVVTEYQCESLIKAGVDALRVGMGAGSICTTQTTMAVGRAQATAVYRCAKYAKDYGIPVIADGGISNIGHIIKALALGASLAMMGSMFAGTEEAPGDYFYEDGVRLKRYRGMASFEAMEKGGGKRYFVDDDNLKVAQGVSGAVVDKGSILEYVPYLVQGLKHSFQDIGAKNIKKLHHMLYSGDIRFELRSFSAQKEGGIHDMHSYKELKYM
- a CDS encoding CsgG/HfaB family protein; translated protein: MRKFVILLIGVTAYICACVHADSTIIKRQAISKIKRVAIIPLKSSDAITWDSIADSLSMYLMRTNLEIIDRQILEKLLKEQNMTMAGIIDNPNLAVGKLKGVDALIYGNVKVVATHEKSTPAWKQCCSCLTLYIWTPAPTSKTTNYASFASAKLIDIQNGVTLMIVTYECDSAKSPKSVAKAMAKEFYKVFNIKAEFEK